One Triticum dicoccoides isolate Atlit2015 ecotype Zavitan chromosome 5B, WEW_v2.0, whole genome shotgun sequence genomic window carries:
- the LOC119309855 gene encoding AAA-ATPase At4g25835-like produces MEFLSQMWSLLGLLTILQNVLPTQLLSLLHSLWQSLQDSLTPYSYFDVPEFLGSAAVEPNALYRHVQLYLHRSLLLSSPSPPRLTLSLPRSVAGNAGAAAVPPSVSLSPNHSVPDAFNGHRAVWTHHADTLQDSLEERRSFSLRLPKRHAAAVLPAYLAHLAAAADSLERSSRARRLHTNAASPRGSASWSSVPFCHPSTFETLALDPDLKARLLADLTAFADGREFYRRTGRPWKRGYLLHGPPGSGKSSLIAAMANHLRYDVFDLELTRVTTNVDLRALLIQTTNRSLIVIEDIDCSLHLTGDRGLASMRRHKRRRAAASDDSSDSDDDVTGADNHRGKVTLSGLLNFTDGLWSCCGEERIIVFTTNHVDGIDPALLRPGRMDVHVRLGPCGAHAMRELVERYVGASVGDQDMLDAAEGCIRDGAEMTPAEVGEVLLRNRDEPETAVTELAAELKARVNAADDLQWEDSAAELSDESPTKKGRKGFGGWESKVRILGRLRSLTKSDSGRRGV; encoded by the coding sequence ATGGAGTTCTTGTCGCAGATGTGGTCGCTCCTGGGCCTCCTCACCATCCTGCAGAATGTCCTCCCCACGCAGCTCCTCTCCCTCCTGCACTCGCTCTGGCAGTCGCTCCAGGACTCGCTCACGCCCTACTCCTACTTCGACGTGCCGGAGTTCCTCGGCTCCGCCGCCGTCGAGCCCAACGCGCTCTACCGCCACGTCCAGCTCTACCTTCACCGCTCCCTGCTCCTCTCCTCCCCTTCGCCTCCCCGCCTCACGCTCTCGCTGCCGCGCTCCGTCGCGGGCAATGCCGGCGCGGCCGCAGTGCCACCGTCCGTGTCGCTGTCCCCGAACCACTCGGTGCCCGACGCCTTCAACGGCCACCGCGCCGTGTGGACGCACCATGCCGACACGCTCCAGGACTCGCTCGAGGAGCGCCGGTCCTTCTCGCTGCGCCTCCCCAAAAGGCACGCCGCGGCGGTGCTCCCGGCGTACCTGGCGCACCTCGCGGCCGCGGCGGACAGCCTGGAGCGCTCGTCGCGGGCGAGGAGGCTGCACACGAACGCCGCGTCTCCGCGTGGCTCGGCGTCGTGGTCGTCGGTGCCGTTCTGCCACCCGTCCACGTTCGAGACGCTCGCGCTGGACCCGGACCTCAAGGCGCGCCTCCTGGCCGACCTCACGGCGTTCGCCGACGGGAGGGAGTTCTACCGCCGGACTGGGAGGCCGTGGAAGCGCGGGTACCTCCTCCACGGCCCGCCTGGCTCCGGCAAGTCTTCGCTGATCGCCGCCATGGCGAACCACCTCCGGTACGACGTGTTCGACCTCGAGCTCACCCGCGTCACCACCAACGTCGACCTCCGCGCGCTCCTCATCCAGACGACCAACCGTTCGCTCATTGTCATCGAGGACATCGACTGCTCCCTCCACCTCACCGGCGACCGCGGGCTGGCCTCCATGAGGCGGCACAAGAGACGCCGCGCGGCCGCCTCCGATGACTCGTCCGACTCGGACGACGACGTCACCGGCGCCGACAACCACCGGGGGAAGGTAACCCTCTCCGGGCTGCTCAACTTCACCGACGGCCTGTGGTCGTGCTGCGGCGAGGAGCGCATCATCGTGTTCACGACCAACCACGTGGACGGCATCGACCCGGCGCTGCTGCGGCCGGGGAGGATGGACGTGCACGTGCGCCTGGGCCCGTGCGGCGCGCACGCCATGCGCGAGCTGGTGGAGCGGTACGTCGGGGCCAGCGTCGGCGACCAGGACATGCTGGACGCGGCGGAGGGCTGCATACGGGACGGCGCGGAGATGACGCCGGCTGAGGTGGGCGAAGTGCTGCTGAGGAACAGAGACGAGCCGGAGACGGCGGTGACGGAGCTGGCGGCGGAGCTGAAGGCCAGGGTGAACGCGGCCGACGATCTCCAGTGGGAGGACTCGGCGGCGGAGCTCTCCGACGAGTCGCCGACGAAGAAAGGCAGGAAGGGGTTCGGCGGGTGGGAGAGCAAGGTCAGGATCTTGGGGAGGCTTCGGAGCCTCACCAAGTCGGACTCCGGCCGGAGAGGCGTGTAG